A portion of the Pectobacterium brasiliense genome contains these proteins:
- the acpP gene encoding acyl carrier protein, with the protein MSTIEERVKKIIVEQLGVKQEEVVNNASFVDDLGADSLDTVELVMALEEEFDTEIPDEEAEKITTVQAAIDFIQANQQ; encoded by the coding sequence ATGAGCACTATCGAAGAACGCGTTAAGAAAATCATCGTTGAACAGCTTGGTGTTAAGCAGGAAGAAGTCGTAAACAATGCTTCTTTCGTTGACGACCTCGGCGCTGATTCTCTTGACACTGTTGAGCTGGTAATGGCTCTGGAAGAAGAATTTGATACTGAGATTCCAGACGAAGAAGCTGAAAAAATCACGACTGTTCAAGCAGCCATTGATTTCATTCAGGCTAACCAGCAGTAA
- the fabG gene encoding 3-oxoacyl-ACP reductase FabG produces the protein MSFEGKIALVTGASRGIGRAIAETLVARGAKVIGTATSEKGAEAISGWLGENGKGYMLNVADAASVESVLAEIRAEFGEIDILINNAGITRDNLLMRMKDDEWHDILDTNLTSVFRMSKAVMRAMMKKRFGRIITIGSVVGTMGNAGQANYAAAKAGLIGFSKSLAREVASRGITVNVVAPGFIETDMTQALTEEQRAGILTSVPANRLGDAKEIASAVVFLASDEAAYITGETLHVNGGMYMI, from the coding sequence ATGAGTTTTGAGGGGAAAATTGCACTGGTTACCGGTGCAAGCCGTGGTATTGGGCGTGCCATCGCCGAGACGTTGGTTGCCCGCGGGGCAAAAGTCATTGGTACCGCAACCAGCGAAAAAGGTGCTGAAGCTATTAGCGGCTGGCTGGGTGAGAACGGTAAAGGTTATATGCTGAATGTTGCTGATGCAGCATCAGTAGAAAGCGTATTAGCAGAAATTCGCGCAGAATTCGGGGAAATTGATATTCTTATCAATAACGCGGGCATCACACGTGATAACCTGCTGATGCGCATGAAAGATGATGAATGGCACGATATTCTGGATACCAATTTAACGTCGGTATTCCGCATGTCTAAAGCAGTGATGCGTGCCATGATGAAGAAACGTTTTGGCCGGATCATTACCATCGGTTCTGTTGTGGGAACGATGGGCAATGCAGGACAAGCTAACTACGCGGCAGCGAAGGCGGGACTGATTGGATTCAGTAAATCCCTCGCGCGTGAAGTGGCTTCTCGTGGTATTACGGTCAACGTTGTCGCGCCTGGTTTTATCGAAACAGATATGACTCAGGCATTGACAGAAGAACAGCGAGCAGGCATTTTGACGTCGGTTCCAGCTAACCGACTCGGTGATGCTAAAGAAATCGCCAGTGCTGTTGTATTTTTAGCCTCTGATGAAGCTGCTTACATTACTGGCGAAACATTGCATGTCAATGGCGGCATGTATATGATCTAA
- the fabD gene encoding ACP S-malonyltransferase, with the protein MTQFAMVFPGQGSQTVGMLAELAAEYPIVTETFAQASEALGYDLWQLTQQGPAEELNKTWQTQPALLTASVAIWRVWQQQGGKTPALMSGHSLGEYSALVCAGVLDFQQAVRLVELRGKLMQEAVPEGTGAMYAIIGLDNEAIAKACEESAQGQVVSPVNFNSPGQVVIAGNKDAVERAGAACKAAGAKRALPLPVSVPSHCALMEPAAKKLAVALESVTFNSPVIPVVNNVDARIETTPEAIRDALVRQLHCPVRWTDCVEFMASKGIESLLEVGPGKVLTGLTKRIVDTLTAAAVNDPASLSAAIEK; encoded by the coding sequence ATGACGCAATTTGCAATGGTGTTTCCCGGTCAGGGATCGCAGACGGTAGGGATGTTAGCTGAACTTGCAGCAGAATACCCGATCGTTACTGAAACGTTTGCTCAGGCTTCTGAAGCGTTAGGTTATGACTTGTGGCAGCTTACCCAGCAAGGGCCGGCTGAAGAGTTGAATAAAACCTGGCAGACGCAGCCTGCATTACTGACCGCTTCTGTTGCTATCTGGCGTGTCTGGCAGCAGCAGGGAGGAAAAACGCCTGCTCTGATGTCTGGTCATAGCCTCGGCGAATATTCCGCACTGGTTTGCGCGGGTGTGCTGGATTTCCAACAGGCCGTCCGTCTGGTTGAACTGCGTGGCAAACTGATGCAGGAAGCCGTGCCAGAAGGCACGGGTGCGATGTATGCCATTATCGGGCTTGATAACGAGGCCATTGCCAAAGCGTGTGAAGAATCCGCGCAGGGGCAGGTGGTGTCTCCGGTAAACTTCAATTCACCGGGTCAGGTGGTGATTGCGGGCAATAAAGACGCCGTTGAGCGTGCTGGTGCTGCGTGTAAAGCAGCGGGGGCGAAGCGTGCGCTGCCGCTGCCTGTCAGCGTACCGTCACACTGTGCGTTGATGGAGCCAGCAGCGAAGAAACTCGCTGTTGCGCTGGAATCCGTGACGTTTAATTCTCCGGTCATCCCCGTTGTCAATAATGTTGATGCACGCATCGAAACCACGCCGGAAGCCATTCGCGATGCGCTGGTGCGCCAGCTTCATTGCCCGGTACGCTGGACTGACTGTGTTGAATTTATGGCTTCTAAGGGCATCGAGTCGCTGTTAGAAGTCGGGCCGGGTAAAGTATTGACTGGCTTAACCAAACGAATCGTCGATACCCTGACAGCAGCTGCGGTGAACGATCCTGCTTCTCTATCAGCGGCGATTGAGAAATAA
- a CDS encoding beta-ketoacyl-ACP synthase III — MYTKIIGTGSYLPEEIRTNADLEKMVETTDEWIVTRTGIRERRIAAPDENVATMGYRAAQKALEMANVDPSEVGLLIVATTSSSHAFPSSACQVQQLLGIKDTIAFDLAAACAGFTYALSVADQYVKSGAVKYALVIGSDTLSRTLDPEDRGTLILFGDGAGAVLLTPSEQPGILSTHLHADGRYGELLTLPHQDRNHTDTPAYLTMAGNEVFKVAVTELAHIVEETLQAAQLDKSELDWLVPHQANLRIISATAKKLGMGMDKVVVTLDRHGNTSAASVPSALDEAVRDGRIKPGQLVLLEAFGGGFTWGSALVRF; from the coding sequence ATGTATACAAAAATAATCGGAACGGGCAGCTACCTGCCTGAAGAAATCAGGACGAACGCTGATTTAGAAAAGATGGTGGAAACGACGGACGAATGGATCGTCACACGTACTGGAATCCGTGAGCGCCGTATTGCTGCGCCGGATGAAAACGTGGCGACCATGGGATATCGTGCCGCGCAGAAAGCGCTAGAAATGGCGAATGTCGATCCTTCTGAAGTCGGTCTTCTGATTGTTGCTACAACATCATCAAGCCATGCTTTCCCTAGCTCCGCCTGTCAGGTTCAGCAACTGCTAGGGATCAAAGATACGATTGCCTTCGATCTGGCCGCTGCGTGTGCAGGTTTTACCTACGCGCTGAGCGTTGCCGATCAATATGTTAAAAGTGGTGCGGTGAAATATGCACTGGTGATCGGTTCTGATACGTTGTCTCGTACATTGGATCCTGAAGATCGCGGCACGCTGATTCTGTTCGGTGATGGTGCGGGTGCCGTGCTGTTAACGCCGTCAGAGCAACCGGGTATTCTTTCTACCCACCTGCACGCCGATGGCCGTTATGGCGAACTGCTGACGCTGCCGCATCAGGATCGTAATCATACTGATACGCCTGCTTACCTGACGATGGCGGGTAATGAAGTCTTCAAAGTGGCAGTGACTGAACTGGCACATATCGTTGAAGAAACGCTGCAAGCGGCTCAACTGGATAAAAGTGAATTAGACTGGCTGGTGCCTCATCAGGCTAACCTGCGCATCATTAGTGCCACGGCGAAAAAACTGGGTATGGGGATGGACAAGGTGGTTGTGACGCTAGATCGTCATGGTAATACCTCCGCAGCCTCTGTGCCTTCAGCACTTGATGAAGCGGTGCGCGATGGGCGTATTAAACCAGGACAACTGGTGCTGCTTGAAGCCTTCGGTGGCGGTTTTACCTGGGGTTCCGCGCTGGTTCGTTTTTAA
- the plsX gene encoding phosphate acyltransferase PlsX, which produces MTRLTLALDAMGGDFGPCVTVPAALQALASNPALNLLLVGDPAAITPLLAKVDSDLLSRLEIVPAESVIASDARPSQAIRASRGTSMRIALELIKDGRAQACVSAGNTGALMGLAKLLIKPLEGIERPALVSVLPHQQHGKTVVLDLGANVDCDSTMLVQFAVMGSVMAEEVLELTNPRVALLNIGEEESKGLSTIREAAAQLKEAPSINYIGYLEGNDLLTGKTDVMVCDGFVGNVTLKTVEGVVRMFLSLLKSSASGPGQKQKRSWWLKWLGRLLQKRLSKRFGHLNPDQYNGACLLGLRGTVIKSHGAANQRAFAVAIEQAMQTVRRQLPERIAARLEAILPKSD; this is translated from the coding sequence TTGACACGCCTAACTCTGGCGTTAGATGCGATGGGCGGGGATTTTGGTCCCTGCGTAACAGTGCCTGCTGCATTGCAGGCACTGGCTTCTAATCCAGCTCTCAATTTGTTATTAGTCGGCGATCCTGCTGCAATAACGCCATTACTTGCCAAAGTCGATTCTGATTTACTTTCCCGCTTAGAGATTGTTCCGGCGGAGTCGGTTATTGCTAGTGATGCGAGGCCATCGCAGGCTATTCGTGCGAGCCGTGGTACCTCAATGCGTATAGCACTTGAGTTGATTAAAGACGGTAGGGCACAGGCCTGTGTGAGCGCTGGCAACACGGGTGCGCTTATGGGGCTAGCCAAGCTCTTGATTAAGCCACTGGAAGGAATTGAGCGACCCGCATTGGTGTCAGTATTACCTCACCAGCAACACGGAAAAACAGTTGTGTTGGATCTGGGGGCGAATGTTGACTGTGACAGTACGATGCTGGTTCAGTTTGCCGTGATGGGTTCAGTGATGGCAGAAGAAGTGCTGGAACTGACAAATCCTCGGGTCGCGTTGCTGAATATCGGTGAAGAAGAAAGCAAAGGGCTGAGCACTATCCGTGAAGCAGCGGCACAGCTAAAAGAGGCACCATCAATCAATTACATCGGTTATCTGGAAGGCAACGATCTGCTGACTGGGAAAACGGATGTGATGGTCTGTGACGGCTTCGTCGGTAATGTCACACTGAAAACGGTGGAAGGCGTGGTAAGGATGTTCCTGTCACTGCTGAAATCTTCAGCTTCAGGCCCAGGGCAAAAACAAAAACGATCCTGGTGGTTGAAATGGTTAGGACGTTTGTTACAAAAACGCTTATCAAAGCGTTTCGGTCATTTGAATCCCGATCAATATAATGGCGCATGCCTGCTAGGATTACGGGGAACTGTAATCAAAAGCCATGGTGCAGCAAACCAGAGAGCGTTTGCGGTTGCTATTGAACAGGCAATGCAGACGGTACGGCGGCAGCTTCCTGAGCGGATTGCCGCTCGTCTAGAAGCGATATTACCCAAGAGTGACTAA
- the rpmF gene encoding 50S ribosomal protein L32 — MAVQQNKPSRSKRGMRRSHDALTTASVSVDKVSGETHLRHHITADGYYRGRKVIAK, encoded by the coding sequence ATGGCCGTACAACAAAACAAACCTAGCCGTTCCAAACGTGGTATGCGTCGTTCACATGATGCGCTGACTACCGCTTCTGTATCCGTAGATAAAGTTTCTGGCGAAACTCACCTGCGTCACCACATCACTGCGGATGGTTACTACCGCGGTCGCAAGGTCATTGCTAAGTAA
- the yceD gene encoding 23S rRNA accumulation protein YceD, whose protein sequence is MQKVKLPLTLDAVRTAQKRLDYVGIYSAEQVERVAESVVSVDSDVQASLSFNIDNQRLAVIDGNADVTVTLMCQRCGKPFEHQVHATFCFSPVVNDEQAEALPEAYEPIGVDEFGEVDLLAMIEDEIILMLPIAPVHDSEHCEVSEADMVFGQLPAEAEKPNPFAVLASLKRK, encoded by the coding sequence ATGCAAAAGGTAAAATTACCCTTAACCCTTGATGCGGTCCGCACTGCTCAGAAGCGTTTAGATTACGTTGGTATCTATTCAGCTGAACAAGTAGAGCGTGTTGCCGAATCAGTGGTGAGTGTGGATAGTGATGTTCAGGCCTCTTTATCTTTCAATATTGATAATCAGCGTCTGGCGGTGATTGACGGTAACGCTGACGTTACGGTCACACTGATGTGTCAGCGTTGCGGAAAGCCGTTTGAACATCAAGTCCATGCGACATTCTGTTTCAGCCCGGTCGTCAATGATGAGCAGGCCGAAGCGTTACCGGAAGCGTATGAGCCGATCGGTGTTGATGAGTTTGGCGAAGTCGATCTGCTGGCAATGATTGAAGATGAAATAATTCTGATGTTGCCTATCGCCCCGGTGCATGATTCTGAACACTGTGAAGTGTCCGAAGCGGATATGGTATTTGGTCAACTGCCTGCAGAGGCGGAAAAACCGAATCCGTTTGCCGTATTAGCCAGTTTAAAGCGTAAGTAA
- a CDS encoding Maf family protein, producing MQQIILASTSPYRRALLEKLALPFICASPDIDETPYPGENAVDLVIRLAENKAQTLAAHYPNHLIIGSDQVCVLENAITGKPHNKGNATRQLQQASGKCVSFFTGLALFNSATQEIQSIAESFDVYFRRLTEAEIDGYLEKEQPWNCAGSFKSEGLGITLFERLSGRDPNTLIGLPLIALTQMLQKEGVNPLTM from the coding sequence ATGCAGCAGATTATTCTCGCCTCAACCTCACCTTATCGCCGGGCCTTGTTGGAAAAGCTGGCGCTCCCCTTTATTTGCGCATCGCCAGACATCGATGAAACTCCTTATCCCGGCGAAAACGCCGTTGATCTTGTGATCCGTCTTGCTGAAAACAAAGCGCAAACACTGGCCGCGCACTACCCTAATCACCTGATTATCGGTTCCGATCAGGTTTGCGTTCTTGAGAACGCAATAACAGGAAAACCACATAATAAGGGTAACGCCACACGTCAGTTACAGCAGGCCAGCGGAAAGTGTGTTTCCTTCTTTACGGGTTTAGCGCTCTTCAATAGTGCAACTCAGGAAATACAGAGCATTGCTGAATCATTTGACGTGTATTTCCGTAGGCTAACGGAAGCGGAAATTGACGGTTATCTGGAGAAAGAACAGCCGTGGAACTGCGCGGGCAGCTTTAAAAGCGAAGGATTGGGCATTACCCTTTTTGAACGACTATCCGGGCGCGATCCTAATACACTCATTGGATTGCCATTGATCGCGCTAACGCAGATGCTACAAAAGGAAGGCGTGAATCCGCTGACGATGTAA
- the rluC gene encoding 23S rRNA pseudouridine(955/2504/2580) synthase RluC, producing MKTDNPSVQFVTISADEAGQRIDNFLHTHLKGVPKSMVYRILRKGEVRINKKRVKPEYKLLDGDVIRIPPVRQAERDETPVSASLGKVAALAECIIYEDDYLLVLNKPSGTAVHGGSGLSFGVIEGLRALRPEARFLELVHRLDRDTSGVLLVAKKRSALRSLHEQLRLKGMQKDYLALVRGQWQSHCKVVQAPLLKNILQSGERIVRVNSDGKPSETRFKIEERFEHATLVRASPVTGRTHQIRVHAQHAGHPIAFDDRYGDREFDQQLADTGLKRLFLHAQALRFEHPNTGETLRVEAPLDSGLRRCLQVLRKTKA from the coding sequence ATGAAAACAGATAATCCTTCAGTACAATTTGTGACGATCTCCGCAGATGAAGCGGGGCAGCGCATCGATAATTTTTTGCATACCCACTTAAAGGGTGTGCCTAAAAGCATGGTTTACCGTATCTTGCGAAAAGGTGAGGTAAGGATAAATAAGAAACGGGTCAAACCGGAGTATAAATTGCTCGATGGTGATGTCATCCGTATTCCGCCTGTTCGACAGGCCGAACGCGATGAAACCCCTGTTTCTGCCAGTCTTGGTAAAGTGGCGGCGTTGGCCGAGTGCATTATTTATGAAGATGACTACCTGTTGGTGCTTAATAAGCCCTCGGGGACGGCCGTGCATGGCGGCAGTGGTCTAAGTTTCGGCGTGATTGAAGGGCTGCGTGCTTTACGCCCGGAAGCGCGTTTTCTGGAGTTAGTCCACCGCCTCGATCGCGATACCTCTGGCGTTTTGCTGGTTGCAAAAAAACGCTCGGCCTTACGTTCTCTGCACGAACAGCTGCGGCTGAAAGGTATGCAAAAAGACTATCTGGCGCTGGTTCGCGGTCAGTGGCAGTCTCACTGCAAGGTTGTTCAGGCACCGCTGTTGAAAAATATCCTGCAAAGCGGTGAGCGCATCGTACGGGTAAACAGCGACGGTAAACCGTCAGAAACGCGCTTTAAAATAGAAGAACGTTTTGAACACGCGACGCTGGTGCGGGCGAGCCCTGTTACCGGGCGTACGCATCAAATTCGTGTACACGCCCAACATGCTGGGCATCCGATAGCGTTCGATGACCGTTACGGCGATCGCGAATTCGATCAGCAACTGGCGGACACGGGCTTAAAACGTCTCTTCCTGCATGCGCAGGCGCTACGTTTTGAACACCCGAATACGGGTGAGACACTGAGAGTCGAAGCCCCATTGGATAGCGGACTGCGTCGCTGTCTGCAGGTGCTGCGTAAGACAAAAGCATAA
- the rne gene encoding ribonuclease E — protein MKRMLINATQQEELRVALVDGQRLYDLDIESPGHEQKKANIYKGKITRIEPSLEAAFVDYGAERHGFLPLKEIAREYFPSNYSSHGRPNIKDVLREGQEVIVQVDKEERGNKGAALTTFISLAGSYLVLMPNNPRAGGISRRIEGDDRTELKEALGSLQLPDGMGLIVRTAGVGKSAEALQWDLAFRLKHWDAIKKAAEGRPAPFLIHQESNVIVRAFRDYLRPDIGEILIDNPKILDLAKEHISALGRPDFSSKIKLYSGEIPLFSHYQIESQIESAFQREVRLPSGGSIVIDTTEALTAIDINSARATRGGDIEETAFNTNLEAADEIARQLRLRDLGGLIVIDFIDMTPVRHQREVENRLRDSVRQDRARIQIGRISRFGLLEMSRQRLSPSLGESSHHVCPRCSGTGTIRDNESLSLSILRLIEEEALKENTKEVHAIVPVQIASYLLNEKRDAVNAIEKRQGGVRAIIVPHDGMQTPHYSVVRVRKGEEKPTLSYLLPQRLETETQQLQDEQTIERKQPEQPALATFSMAEMPEETAPSIAKAAPAAAKPAEVAQPGLVSRLFSALKSVFASEPAVKAADSVDDKKAEEEKSTEGQRPERRNSRRQGNNRRDRGSRDNRDNRDNRDNREQRDEQRRNKRQNEEAITDTRAAENAEKSSSEEQPRREPRAERQRRRQDDRRQAPTEAKAQPVIDDADDSAAEQDKPTQVMPRRQRRQLTQKVRVQSDAQQDTLSDSTAPVAAPSEQVQTYVKPSDAAVDNNEVDNEQNDANRANGENGGMPRRSRRSPRHLRVSGQRRRRYRDERYPSQSPMQLEFAAASPEMASGKVWVSYPLAQPQQAESQQQDENVAAIETPLLPAVVEAAVTAQADTAESNTVENVAITEAVVQEEAAVTATAQSADVIQDSNVVDVEVSTAGEETVEPVTENTAIDDAIAAVAVNAIEEVQPADTVATQVAEETVDAVASENTVAENAAIEAVAEEQQADSIADSTEKADLAEPVSTPAVSAVQEVSSPQHIQDEPAPAISAQPIVETSVSSVAKAAGVAEQPRYKLHATAPMTKAPAPAYQAEPARHSDWVRPAYPFSGKGSAGGHAAVNQSTAPATKPTPASE, from the coding sequence ATGAAAAGAATGTTAATTAACGCAACTCAGCAGGAAGAGTTGCGTGTTGCCTTGGTTGATGGTCAACGGCTGTATGACTTGGATATCGAAAGTCCGGGTCATGAGCAGAAGAAAGCAAATATCTACAAAGGTAAAATCACTCGTATTGAACCTAGTCTTGAAGCGGCTTTTGTTGATTACGGCGCTGAAAGACACGGTTTCCTCCCTCTTAAAGAAATCGCCCGCGAATACTTCCCTAGCAACTATTCTTCCCACGGTCGTCCTAACATCAAAGACGTGTTACGTGAAGGTCAGGAAGTCATTGTTCAGGTAGACAAAGAAGAGCGTGGCAACAAAGGCGCTGCACTGACCACCTTTATCAGTCTGGCAGGCAGCTATCTGGTCTTAATGCCAAACAACCCTCGTGCAGGCGGTATTTCACGCCGTATCGAAGGTGACGATCGCACCGAGCTCAAAGAAGCGCTGGGATCGTTGCAACTGCCCGATGGCATGGGGCTCATTGTTCGTACCGCTGGTGTGGGCAAATCCGCCGAAGCGCTGCAATGGGATCTGGCTTTCCGTCTGAAACACTGGGACGCGATCAAAAAAGCCGCCGAAGGTCGCCCTGCACCGTTCCTGATCCATCAGGAAAGTAACGTGATCGTCCGCGCCTTCCGCGACTATCTGCGCCCGGACATTGGCGAAATCCTGATCGACAACCCAAAAATTCTCGATCTGGCGAAAGAGCATATTTCTGCGCTGGGTCGCCCTGATTTCAGCAGCAAAATCAAATTGTACAGTGGTGAAATTCCGCTTTTCAGCCACTATCAGATCGAATCGCAGATCGAATCGGCTTTCCAGCGTGAAGTTCGCCTGCCGTCCGGTGGTTCTATCGTTATCGATACGACCGAAGCGCTGACAGCAATCGATATCAACTCCGCCCGTGCGACGCGCGGTGGTGATATTGAAGAAACCGCGTTCAATACCAACCTTGAAGCCGCAGACGAAATTGCCCGCCAGTTGCGCCTGCGTGACCTCGGTGGCCTGATCGTTATCGACTTCATCGATATGACTCCGGTTCGTCATCAGCGTGAAGTTGAAAACCGCCTGCGTGACTCCGTGCGTCAGGATCGTGCACGTATTCAGATCGGCCGGATTTCCCGCTTTGGCCTGCTGGAAATGTCGCGTCAGCGTCTGAGCCCTTCACTGGGTGAATCCAGTCACCACGTCTGCCCACGCTGTAGCGGTACCGGTACGATTCGTGACAATGAATCACTTTCACTGTCTATTCTTCGTCTGATCGAAGAAGAAGCGCTGAAAGAAAACACCAAAGAAGTCCACGCGATTGTTCCAGTCCAGATTGCATCTTATCTGCTGAACGAGAAGCGTGATGCCGTTAACGCCATTGAGAAACGTCAAGGCGGCGTGCGCGCAATCATCGTGCCACACGACGGTATGCAAACGCCGCACTACTCCGTTGTTCGCGTCCGTAAAGGCGAAGAAAAACCGACGCTCAGCTATTTACTGCCTCAGCGTTTGGAAACGGAAACGCAGCAGTTGCAAGACGAACAGACTATCGAGCGCAAACAGCCTGAACAACCCGCGTTAGCAACGTTTAGCATGGCTGAAATGCCAGAGGAAACTGCACCGTCGATTGCCAAAGCAGCGCCTGCGGCGGCGAAACCGGCGGAAGTCGCTCAACCAGGCCTCGTTAGCCGCTTGTTCAGCGCCTTAAAAAGCGTCTTTGCTTCCGAGCCTGCGGTAAAAGCAGCGGATAGCGTTGACGATAAGAAGGCCGAAGAAGAGAAGTCCACCGAAGGTCAGCGCCCTGAACGCCGGAACTCACGCCGTCAGGGTAATAATCGCCGCGATCGTGGATCTCGTGACAATCGTGACAATCGTGACAATCGTGACAATCGTGAACAGCGTGATGAGCAGCGCCGTAATAAGCGACAAAACGAGGAAGCGATTACTGACACCCGCGCTGCGGAAAATGCGGAGAAGTCCAGTTCGGAAGAACAGCCGCGTCGTGAACCACGTGCTGAACGTCAGCGTCGTCGTCAAGATGATCGCCGTCAGGCTCCAACTGAGGCAAAAGCACAGCCGGTTATTGATGATGCTGATGACAGTGCAGCCGAGCAGGATAAACCGACTCAGGTTATGCCGCGTCGCCAACGCCGTCAGTTGACGCAGAAAGTACGCGTTCAGTCCGATGCTCAACAAGATACCCTCTCCGATAGCACCGCACCCGTCGCTGCACCATCTGAGCAGGTTCAAACTTACGTCAAGCCAAGCGATGCTGCGGTAGACAATAACGAGGTCGATAACGAGCAGAACGATGCAAATCGTGCCAATGGCGAGAATGGCGGTATGCCGCGTCGTTCACGTCGTTCTCCGCGTCACCTGCGAGTCAGCGGCCAGCGCCGTCGCCGCTATCGTGACGAGCGTTACCCGTCTCAGTCGCCAATGCAGTTGGAGTTTGCCGCTGCATCACCGGAAATGGCATCAGGAAAAGTGTGGGTTAGCTATCCTCTTGCACAACCACAGCAGGCTGAAAGCCAACAGCAGGACGAGAACGTTGCAGCAATTGAAACACCGCTGTTACCTGCCGTTGTCGAAGCCGCAGTGACTGCACAAGCTGACACAGCAGAATCCAACACAGTTGAAAACGTTGCGATTACTGAAGCCGTGGTTCAGGAAGAAGCCGCTGTAACCGCTACAGCACAATCTGCCGACGTTATTCAGGATAGCAATGTAGTGGATGTCGAGGTGAGTACTGCAGGCGAAGAAACCGTCGAGCCAGTTACCGAGAACACCGCTATCGATGATGCTATCGCTGCCGTTGCTGTGAATGCCATTGAGGAAGTACAACCTGCTGATACTGTGGCGACTCAGGTCGCTGAAGAAACCGTTGACGCTGTTGCTTCTGAAAATACAGTGGCTGAAAACGCAGCTATCGAAGCGGTCGCAGAAGAGCAGCAAGCAGATAGCATCGCTGATTCAACTGAGAAAGCCGATCTGGCAGAGCCGGTTTCTACCCCTGCGGTTTCCGCAGTACAGGAAGTCAGCTCGCCGCAACACATTCAGGATGAGCCGGCACCTGCTATCAGCGCACAACCGATTGTGGAAACGTCTGTATCGAGCGTAGCAAAAGCAGCAGGCGTTGCTGAGCAACCTCGTTATAAACTCCATGCGACAGCACCAATGACTAAAGCGCCAGCACCGGCATACCAGGCGGAGCCTGCTCGACACAGTGATTGGGTTCGTCCTGCCTATCCTTTCTCAGGAAAAGGTTCAGCAGGTGGTCATGCCGCAGTTAACCAGTCAACTGCGCCGGCAACCAAGCCTACACCGGCCAGCGAGTAA
- a CDS encoding putative quinol monooxygenase, whose product MEIRIVATIQAKTEFVADVTATLKRVVAPSRQEVGNVQYDLHEVVDKPGSFVFFERWKDRDALASHEQSDHFKNLLAELDGKTDSVDIKLLNLLG is encoded by the coding sequence ATGGAAATTCGTATTGTCGCTACTATTCAGGCAAAAACAGAGTTCGTTGCAGACGTTACCGCAACGCTGAAACGCGTGGTGGCACCTAGCCGACAGGAAGTGGGTAATGTGCAGTATGATCTGCATGAAGTCGTGGATAAACCCGGTTCGTTTGTGTTTTTCGAACGCTGGAAAGATCGAGATGCGCTGGCATCACATGAGCAGAGCGATCACTTCAAAAATCTGCTGGCGGAGCTGGATGGCAAAACGGACAGTGTGGATATCAAGCTATTGAATCTTTTAGGCTAA